TCAATACGGTATAGATTTCATCATTGGAGTGTAGTATCTCCTGAACCTGATCTGTTGTAACAGCATCAAGCCCGCATCCAAAGGAATTCAGCTGAATCATTTCAAGTTCCGGATGTTCCTTTACTACTGTTGCCGCTGCGTACAGACGTGAATGATATTTCCACTGGTCAACAACCCTAAGCGGTCTTTCTGTCTTTCCAAGGTGAGCCACAGAGTCCTCTGTAAGTACTGCAAATCCAAAGGATGTAATTATTTGAGGAATTCCATGGTGTATTTCGGGGTCCACATGATACGGTCTTCCTGCAAGCACTATACCCTTTTTGCCGGTATCCTGTAAATATTTAAGGGTTTCTTCACCTTTTTCCCTGACGTCTTCCCTAGCCTTTTCTTCTTCTGCCCATGCCTTTTCTACGGCCTGTTCAATTTCGGCTTTAGAGATACCTAACTCTTTGCCCAGTACTTGGAAAAGTCGTACCTTGAGTTTCTCCTTATCATCATACGGTAAAAATGGATTAAAGAATTTAACTCCGCTTGTGTGAAGTATGTCCATATTATTTTTAATTACTTCAGGATATGAAGTAACAATCGGACAGTTATAATGATTGTCAGCTTCCTCATCCTCAACCTTCTCATAAGGTAAAGAAGGATAAAATATATAGTTAACCTTTTGGTTTATAAGGCTCATTATATGACCATGTACAAGCTTAGCCGGGTAACAAACCGATTCCGAAGGCATAGTCTCAATACCCAGTTCATATATTTTCTTTGATGAACGAGGTGACAATACCACCTTAAATTTCAATTCATCAAAAAAAGTAAACCAGAACGGATAGTTCTCATACATGTTCAGAACACGCGGTATACCTACTGTTCCCCTACTGTGTTCAACATCGCTATTTTGCTTGTATCCGAATATCCTTTTATATTTGTAGTCATACAAATTCGGAAATTCCTGTGTTTTGCTTTCAATGCCTGCACCTCTTTCGCATCTGTTTCCGGATACAAATCTGTTTCCGTCACTGAATTGATTAATAGTAAGAAGACAGTTATTGCTGCAAAGTTTACATCTTTGAAGCTCAGTATCAAAGACAAAGTTTCCTATATTCTCCCTTGATAAAATGGTTGATTTGCCCCCGGTATACCGTTCTTTTGCTATAAGAGCAGCACCGAAAGCGCCCATTAATCCTGCTATATTAGGCCTTACAGCTTCTCTCTCCGATATGAGCTCAAAACTTCTTAGTACAGCATCATTGAGGAAGGTTCCTCCCTGTACGATTATTTTTTTTCCCATTTCCTTAGGGTCTCTTATTTTTATAACCTTCAAAAGTGCATTTTTAATTACGGAATACGATAAACCTGCTGATATATCTCCAACCTGAGCCCCTTCTTTTTGAGCCTGCTTAACTCTTGAATTCATAAATACGGTACACCTTGAACCGAGGTCAACAGGCTTTTCAGCCAATAATGCCTGCCGGGCAAAGTCTTCAACTGAAAAATTCAGTGACTTGGCAAAAGTCTCAATGAAAGACCCGCACCCCGAAGAACATGCCTCGTTAAGCATAATGCTGTCAATTACTCCATCTTTTATTTTAAGGCATTTCATATCCTGACCACCGATATCAAGTATAAAATCTACTCCCGGCAGAAAGAAATCTGCAGCCTTATAGTGTGCAATTGTCTCTATTTCTCCGATATCTACCCCTAACCCTGACTTTATCAATCCTTCACCGTAGCCTGTTACGGTGGAGTTAACAATCTTTGCGTCAGCAGGCAATTTGGAATAGATATCATTTAATATTTTAACAGATGAACTCAAAGGGCTTCCCTGATTGCTGCCGTAGAAGGAATAAAGAAGTTCGCCCTCATTATTAATTAAAACAGCCTTTGTTGTTGTGGAGCCGGCATCAATTCCGAGGAAGCAGTCTCCCTTGTAATTCTCAAGGGGTTTAACCGAAATTGACTGCTGCCCATGTCTGTTTCTGAATTCATCCAATTCTTCCTGCGAACTGAATAGGGGCTTTAAACGCTCAACCTCATGTACAGATATAGTATTTAAAACCGGTAATTTATTCTTTATTTCCTTAAAGGATGTTATTTTACATTTCTTTGAAGATAGAGCTGCACCCACTGCTACAAAAAGCTGTGAATTTTCGGGAAAAATAACTTGTTCCGGTTTCAAATTAAGTGTAATCTCAAACCTTTTTCTAAGCTCAGAGAGAAAATAAAGAGGACCTCCCAGAAACGCAATATTTCCGCTTATGGGTTTTCCGCATGCAAGCCCACTTATTGTCTGGGTTACTACAGACTGAAATATTGAAGCAGCTATGTCCTCCTTTGCAGCACCTTCATTAAGCAGCGGTTGTATATCTGTCTTAGCAAAAACACCGCACCTTGCCGCAATTGGATATATGACTCTGCTTTTTTTGGCAAATTCATTAAGCCCTGCTGCATCCGTCTGCAGTAAGGAGGCCATCTGGTCAATGAAAGCACCTGTACCACCTGCACAGGTACCATTCATCCTCTGTTCGAGTCCTCCTCGGAAATATGTGATTTTAGCATCTTCTCCACCTAATTCTATAGCTACATCTGTTTGAGGAATGACGGTTTGAATTGCTTCCGAACCTGCAATTACCTCTTGAATAAATTCAAGTCCCAACCACTGTGAAACCAGCAATCCACCGGATCCGGTTATCATCATCGTACATTCTTCCTGATAAAAATAATTACACATTTCATTCATTAATTCAAATATAGTTTTACGTATATCTGAATAATGTCTTTGATATTTTGAATATACCATTCTATTATCTTTATCCAGTACAGCCATTTTTACAGTGGTTGAACCAACATCTAACCCCACATGATATTTTTTCTTCATAATTAGCGACCTAATCTCTCCAAACTAGAATTTTAAATTGATTATTCTTTTGTTATATTTATATGCAATTCTTCCATCTGTTTTTCATCAACAACGTCTGGTGCATTTGACATAGGACATGATGCATTTTGTACCTTCGGAAAAGCTATTACGTCTCTGATGCTGTTTCTCTTTGCCATAAGCATTACTAGCCTGTCAAGACCAAATGCCATTCCACCGTGAGGCGGGGTTCCGTACTTAAATGCCTCCAGAAGGAAACCAAACTTCCTGTTAGCGTCCTCTTCTGAAAAACCAAGCATTTTAAACATCTTGGATTGTAATTCCTGTATATGAATTCTGATACTTCCTCCACCAAGCTCAACACCGTTTAAAACCATGTCATAAGCCTTTGCACGTACTCTCCCCGGGTCTGTATCCAAATATTCTAGGTCTTCATCCATTGGACTGGTAAAAGGATGGTGTTTTGCAGCCCATCTCTGTTCTTCCTCGTCATACTCGAAAAGCGGGAATTCAGTAACCCACAGGAACTTGAATTCATCCGGATTCAAAATATCGAGTTTTCTTGCAATTTCAAGTCTCAACTGACCCAGTGCATCAAAAACCACATTGTTCTTATCAGCTACAAAACATATCAAGTCTCCAGCCTCAGCTTGAGCCCTGTCTAGGATAGCCTTCATTTCATCCTCTGACATAAACTTGGCAAATGAGGATTTTATCTCGTTTTCCTGACTAATGGAAATCCATGCCATTCCTTTTGCCTTGTATGTCTTAACTACTTCTACCAATGCATCTATTTCTTTTCTGCTAAATTTTGCACAGCCCTTTGCATTTATCGCTCTAACACTGCCACCCATGGAAACCGCGTCGGTAAACACCTTAAAACCGCAATTTGCAACCATGTCTGACATATTTATCAGTTCCATTCCGAAACGGGTATCCGGCTTATCCGAACCAAACCTCTCCATAGCTTCCGCATAAGGCATTCTTATAAACGGAGTTTCAACATCTATATTCAAAGCTTCCTTAAAGGCTTTCTTTACAAATCCTTCATTTACCGTAAGAACATCATCAACATTCACGAATGACATTTCAATGTCTATCTGAGTGAATTCAGGCTGTCTGTCAGCTCTCAAATCTTCATCCCTGAAACATTTAGCAATCTGGAAATATCTGTCATAGCCTGATACCATTAATAACTGTTTGTATAACTGTGGGGACTGAGGTAATGCGAAAAACTTTCCGGGGTGAACTCTGCTGGGAACAAGATAATCTCTTGCACCTTCGGGTGTACTCTTTATCAATATAGGAGTTTCAATTTCCAGAAATCCGTTTTCATCGTAATAGTCTCTTGCCACTTTTGCAACTCTGTGTCTGAGTATAAGATTCCTTTGCATATCAGGTCTTCTTAAGTCCAAAAATCTGTATTTAAGACGTGTTTGTTCATTAACCTCTGAATTCTCCTCTATATACATAGGCGGTGTTTCAGAACTGCTGAGTATTCTCAACTCACTGGCAATAATCTCAATTTCTCCTGTGGCCATCTTTTTGTTTACTGCCTCTGGGGAACGGGCCGCAACAGTTCCTACGGTTGCTATTACAAACTCGCTTCTTATTGATTTAGCCTTGTCAAACATTTCTCCGTCTTTATCCGTAAAAACAAGCTGTACAATTCCGGTTCTGTCTCTTAAATCAATAAAAACTAAGCTTCCCAGATTTCTTTGTTTTTGAACCCAGCCCATTACCGTTACTTTCTCGCCTATATTTGAACTGCTCAGTTCTGTGCATTTATGACTTCTTTTCAAGCCATGTATTGATTCTCCCATGTGTTTATCCTCCCATCAGAATTTTTCTGATTATATGTTATCCTGTGCTTTTAGTTTTTCAATAATCTGTTCAACAGTCAAATCAGCCTGTTCCCCTGTTGCCATGTCCTTTAACTTATAAATACCCGATTTAACCTCATCTTCACCAACAACTATTACATAAGGTATACCCAGTTTATCGGCATATGAAAACTTCTTTCCTATTTTTCCTTCGTTAAAGTATATTTCAGCAGACACGCCTTCATCCCTTATTTTTGTTGCTATTTCCAAAGCATTTCCCATTGTTCCGTTCATTGGTATTACAAGTATCTTTGAAGGCGTGGCTCTTTTCATTTCCCCAAGGATTCCTGCTTCCCTCAGCTGATAAAACAGCCTTGAAAAACCTATGGAAATACCTACACCCGGCAATTTCTTTGTTGTATAATTTTGAGCAAGATTGTCATACCTTCCGCCTGAACATACACTGCCTATAGACGGATACTGGTTAAGAACAGTTTCGTAAACAGTACCCGTATAATAATCCAATCCCCTTGCAATAGTAAGGTCTATGGTATAATTAGCTGAAGGTACCTTGAAGGAATCTATGTAATTAACCACTAATTCCAGTTCGTCTATACCTTCATTAAACATTTCATTCTGAACATTCATTTCTCTAAGATGTTTTATTATGTCCCTGCAGCTGCCCTTGGTGCCCACAAATTCCAAAACTCTTTGAGACTTTTCCTTGGATAGTCCTATGTCTTCAAGCTCCTTTAAAACCCCTTCATTGCCTATCTTTTCAAGCTTATCTATGGTTCGTATGACTTCAGTTTTGTCTGATACCTGAAGTCCCTCAAAAAATCCGTTAAGTACCTTTCTGTTATTTATCCTGATAGTAAAATCATCAAATCCAAGTGCTTTAAAAGTTGAATATATAACGCTTAATATTTCAGCATCATTAATTACGCTGAGACTTTCATTTCCTATAATATCTATATCGCATTGATAAAACTCTCTGAATCTGCCCTTTTGTGGTTTCTCACCTCTGAAAACCTTGCCGATATGATACCTTTTGAAGGGAAATGTCAAATCACCAAAATGCTGTGACACATATCTGGCAAGCGGAACCGTAAGGTCAAATCTCAAGGATAAATCGTTATCTCCCTTATTAAACCTGTATACCTGCTTTTCTGTTTCACCGCCGCTTTTTGCCAGCAAAACTTCCGACTTCTCAATCATCGGTGTATCAAGAGGTATA
This region of Clostridium sp. BNL1100 genomic DNA includes:
- a CDS encoding 2-hydroxyacyl-CoA dehydratase yields the protein MKKKYHVGLDVGSTTVKMAVLDKDNRMVYSKYQRHYSDIRKTIFELMNEMCNYFYQEECTMMITGSGGLLVSQWLGLEFIQEVIAGSEAIQTVIPQTDVAIELGGEDAKITYFRGGLEQRMNGTCAGGTGAFIDQMASLLQTDAAGLNEFAKKSRVIYPIAARCGVFAKTDIQPLLNEGAAKEDIAASIFQSVVTQTISGLACGKPISGNIAFLGGPLYFLSELRKRFEITLNLKPEQVIFPENSQLFVAVGAALSSKKCKITSFKEIKNKLPVLNTISVHEVERLKPLFSSQEELDEFRNRHGQQSISVKPLENYKGDCFLGIDAGSTTTKAVLINNEGELLYSFYGSNQGSPLSSSVKILNDIYSKLPADAKIVNSTVTGYGEGLIKSGLGVDIGEIETIAHYKAADFFLPGVDFILDIGGQDMKCLKIKDGVIDSIMLNEACSSGCGSFIETFAKSLNFSVEDFARQALLAEKPVDLGSRCTVFMNSRVKQAQKEGAQVGDISAGLSYSVIKNALLKVIKIRDPKEMGKKIIVQGGTFLNDAVLRSFELISEREAVRPNIAGLMGAFGAALIAKERYTGGKSTILSRENIGNFVFDTELQRCKLCSNNCLLTINQFSDGNRFVSGNRCERGAGIESKTQEFPNLYDYKYKRIFGYKQNSDVEHSRGTVGIPRVLNMYENYPFWFTFFDELKFKVVLSPRSSKKIYELGIETMPSESVCYPAKLVHGHIMSLINQKVNYIFYPSLPYEKVEDEEADNHYNCPIVTSYPEVIKNNMDILHTSGVKFFNPFLPYDDKEKLKVRLFQVLGKELGISKAEIEQAVEKAWAEEEKAREDVREKGEETLKYLQDTGKKGIVLAGRPYHVDPEIHHGIPQIITSFGFAVLTEDSVAHLGKTERPLRVVDQWKYHSRLYAAATVVKEHPELEMIQLNSFGCGLDAVTTDQVQEILHSNDEIYTVLKIDEGNNLGAAKIRIRSLVAAIEERDKKTVKHQNKSGSFERKVFTEEMRKTHTILAPQMSPVHFQFVEAAFKKAGYNIVVLQDVDNNAIEDGLKYVNNDACYPSIIVVGQIIHALKSGQYDLDNTSVLITQTGGGCRATNYIGFLKKALAEAGMKQIPVISLNALGMENQPGFQISLKLLDLALKGLVYGDLLMRVLYRVRPYEKVPGSANELYRKWADICMKSIYEDKKGSFKRNIKAIIKDFDELEISDQVKPRVGLVGEILVKFHPDANNNVVDVVEKEGAEAVMPDLIDFFLYCAYGPNFKRKHLAGSLKSKVVNNAAISGIEWYRRHLKKYLRKSKRFDAPHSIYHLANSASEILSLGNQTGEGWFLTAEMIELIKSGAGNIICMQPFACLPNHVTGKGMIKELRRRYPESNIVAVDYDPGASEVNQLNRIKLMMSVAFKNMRGETDLQESYQNPEQEKKQA
- the aspS gene encoding aspartate--tRNA ligase encodes the protein MGESIHGLKRSHKCTELSSSNIGEKVTVMGWVQKQRNLGSLVFIDLRDRTGIVQLVFTDKDGEMFDKAKSIRSEFVIATVGTVAARSPEAVNKKMATGEIEIIASELRILSSSETPPMYIEENSEVNEQTRLKYRFLDLRRPDMQRNLILRHRVAKVARDYYDENGFLEIETPILIKSTPEGARDYLVPSRVHPGKFFALPQSPQLYKQLLMVSGYDRYFQIAKCFRDEDLRADRQPEFTQIDIEMSFVNVDDVLTVNEGFVKKAFKEALNIDVETPFIRMPYAEAMERFGSDKPDTRFGMELINMSDMVANCGFKVFTDAVSMGGSVRAINAKGCAKFSRKEIDALVEVVKTYKAKGMAWISISQENEIKSSFAKFMSEDEMKAILDRAQAEAGDLICFVADKNNVVFDALGQLRLEIARKLDILNPDEFKFLWVTEFPLFEYDEEEQRWAAKHHPFTSPMDEDLEYLDTDPGRVRAKAYDMVLNGVELGGGSIRIHIQELQSKMFKMLGFSEEDANRKFGFLLEAFKYGTPPHGGMAFGLDRLVMLMAKRNSIRDVIAFPKVQNASCPMSNAPDVVDEKQMEELHINITKE
- the hisS gene encoding histidine--tRNA ligase encodes the protein MAKEVITPSILPGFMELLPVDQIVFNNMLDTIKKTYEKYGFIPLDTPMIEKSEVLLAKSGGETEKQVYRFNKGDNDLSLRFDLTVPLARYVSQHFGDLTFPFKRYHIGKVFRGEKPQKGRFREFYQCDIDIIGNESLSVINDAEILSVIYSTFKALGFDDFTIRINNRKVLNGFFEGLQVSDKTEVIRTIDKLEKIGNEGVLKELEDIGLSKEKSQRVLEFVGTKGSCRDIIKHLREMNVQNEMFNEGIDELELVVNYIDSFKVPSANYTIDLTIARGLDYYTGTVYETVLNQYPSIGSVCSGGRYDNLAQNYTTKKLPGVGISIGFSRLFYQLREAGILGEMKRATPSKILVIPMNGTMGNALEIATKIRDEGVSAEIYFNEGKIGKKFSYADKLGIPYVIVVGEDEVKSGIYKLKDMATGEQADLTVEQIIEKLKAQDNI